In Nocardia sp. NBC_00403, the DNA window CGACGAGTTCGAAGCCAGCTACCATCAACGGGTTCCGGCTGGAACCAGGTAATTCGCTCTCCAGCTAAGCGGGGGAACCTCATGGTGAACTGTTTGAGCAGCCCGTTCGGCCCAGTCAGCGATAAGCCTTGCTCTTTGGCCATCCGGACCAGCTCCTGGGCGGCCAACTCCTCGGCCGAAGCCTCTGCCGGCTTCTTCTTCCTCGTCACGGCATCAAGTGTCGTCATCACGGCACCTTCCCGCTGAGCATCGCTCAGCGAATCAGGCCGGAACACCGTTGAATCCACAGTCTCGCCGGGACTGGCGCAGGCGGTCGAGAGCACGATCGTCTGCTGTTGCGACCCCCTCGCAGGGGCGATGAGGACCCCACGGTAAAAACGCAGGCCAAAGCCGCTAGCTAAGGGTTGTAGCGAAAGTATCTGCAGACCTCCGGTGATGTAGTTCGGCCAGGTGTGGCGCTGAAATCAGGCAATGTATCAGCATTGGCACAGTCGCAGACAAGATCGACGACGGACCTGCCTGGCCTGGAATAACAAGACGAACAGGGAGCATGACTGGTTTGCGGCTACGCGAATCAAACTCGACCGAACAGTTTTAAACTGGCCTCGGGCAGGTCAGCGGGGTTTGTCGGTGGTTTCGGTTGCCTTGGCATGGGACCCGCGATAGCTGTGGGTGCCGGTCTCGATGATGTTGCCGCCGAAGGTAAGTCGGTCGATGATCGCGGCGCGGAGCCCAGCGTCGGTGAAGGTTCGGGACCAGCCGGCGACGCTGCGGTTGGAGACGATCGCGACCGACTTCCTCTCCTCACGTTCGGTCAATACCTGGAACAGCAATTCGGCGCCGCGGCTGTCCAGCTCTGTGTAGCCGAGTTCGTCGATGCAGAGCAGGTCGACGCCGCTGTAGCGGGCGATGGTGTTGGTGAGCCGTTTACCATCGACGGCTTCGATCAGTTTGTTGACCAGCCTGGCAGCCAGGGTGTATCTGACGCGGTATCCGGCTTTCGCCGCCTCGGTGCCCAAGGCGATGAGCAGATGGGATTTCCCAGTGCCGGAGTCACCGATCAAACACAACGGCAGCCCTTCCTTCACCCAGTCGCATTTAGCGAGAGTGTGGATCATGCCAGGGTCGACACTGGGGTTGGCACCGAAATCGAAGTCACGCAACGTTTTAGCACGAGGAAACCCGGCGGCCTTGATGAGCCGTTCGGAGCGGCGACGGGCCGTCACCTGTTCTGCCTGTAGCTGTGGTTTGCGTTCGCGGACATAGGCACTGACTCGCTGATACGACACGTCTCTCATGCCGTGCTCCTCGAGCAAACGGTGATAGATCCGGGTCGCCGTGTGACGTTGCCTACGAGGCACATCCAGATCGGCGCGCAGAACATCGTCGATGAACGGCTTGTAGGGATCCAGCTTCTGTGGACGCGGCGGATACCCCTTACGGGGCTCGGGCCACACCGACTCCGTCGCGTTGGCCACCGTCCGCCACCCCACCTTGTGCTTGCGCTCGATGGCACGCATGGACAGGCCGGCACGAAGATCCTGGCGGATAGCCGCGTACAGCTCAACTTTCGACATGTCGGACATCGGCAGACTCCCCTCCCGCAACCCGATAATTACACTATAACCGCTGGTGCCGCCTAAATCCGTGACTCCGCAACGCGCCCGTTAAGATTCGTGAGCAACCGCCGTCACGGTTGATGAACAGGGTACGGGCCCGAGGTAGACCTCGATACCGTCCCGAGTAGTGGCAGATCGTGTTCGACCGGGCAGGTCGATGCGTTGCTGCTGCGGCAGCGACGTGGTGAGTCACCACGTGCCGGCTATGCGCAACAGTGGGAACGCCCGGGGCACGCGCGGGCGTGGATGCTCGGCTCGACCCATGCGCCGCCGGTGGCAGCCTCGATGCGTTTGCTCGGTGGATCGGCGTTAGGGGCATGAAGTCGAACCCTCTTCCAGTAGTGGGTCTTCCCGTTCTGACGACTACGGCCGCAAATGCGTGGCACGTAGTACGGTGCCGTGTACGTCCTGGCAAAGCAACGCGGAGACCAATCAAATTGCGAGCGGCGTCAAGCCTGTGACGGTTCGTTCCACCTTGACGACCTTCGGCATGGTCGTACAGTCCTACGTCGACCAGGGCGCTTTGCCGCGCAACGTAATCGTGCTGGTGAAGCGCCCCCACCGATGACATCAGCGAAGACGACGACGAGCAAGCCAAGTCGTGGAAGTCGAGCAGTTCCGGGAAGCGGTGCGCACGGAATGTGCTCTATGTCTGCTGGCTGTTGCGTTACTACGGGGCACGGCGGTCGGAGGTGCTCGGCGTGCGGTAGACGCAGTTCGTCGCATCCGCGCTGAAGGTACGCGGGGGCGTGTCGCGCGCTCCCCGAGTATCGGCCCGTCTTGGCAAGCTCTAGGCACGCTCAGAATCGCCAGCACAAGGCAGCAGATTACCGGAACCTCGACAGCGGCTCTCGACCTTCTCGTTGGCTGCGACAAGCCCGCACGCATATCGGCGGTACTGACGGTTGATCGGCGCATAGGCTGCGCCGACTCTGATCGCCGCGCGCGACGCGATCACTGACCGAACGACCCATCGGCACCGAACTGTCAGGATGACCTCCGCCGGTCCGGGACATGTGACCATCCCATCCGGATCGGTTAGCACGCGGCGGCGACGGCGAGTTCGGAGCGGGCCGCGGTGACCAGCGCGGCGACCATAATGTTGCCCCGGCGCGGGTTGCCTTCGTAGGTGCGCAGTTGCTCGACCGCGATGGTCTCGAAGCGGATCGCGGTGACCGGACGGCTCACGCCCGGACCTGGCCAGTGGCTGGGAGTTTCGCGCACCTCGCGCGATGGGGGTATGCCCGCGGGTGGGTGTCGGTCCCGGATCATCCCCGCATGCGCGGGGAGCACACGTTCGGTTGCCAGATGAGGGGTTGATTCGAGCGTGCCTAGAACGTGCCAAGACGGGCCGATACAGCACGGATAGGGCAGCACCAGCCGGACGTTGAAAAGCCTCTGACCTGGACGGGAGGGTGCCAGCCGGACCCCCGGGACGAAATCCAGTTCCCTGGGGGTCAAGTGGTCGCAGGTTCTAATCCTGTCGGCAAAGAAACCCCTTCCGACCTCTTGGGTTCTAGCAGTCGTCGCAACACCCAGTTCAGCGGAGGGTCGCGATGGACTTCAGGGTTCGGGAAGATCGGAAACCGCAGAGGCCCAGGAAGTTGCGGGCCGAGCGGGTGTGTCAACGTCGGTCTTCGGGTGGGTAGCGATGGACCAACCGGTATCTCCCACAGGTAGGCATGCGGTAGGTTGCGCCGATTGCGAGACCCAATGACCCAGTGGTTAAGCCGGGACCGCGGGGCTATGCGTGAGTAAGATCGACTCCGGGAGAATCAACAGGCGGGCTTCGGCTTGAGGAGTCAGCCCCGGAACTTCTCGAGCGGTTGGAGCGCTCGCGTGTACGTGCACATGAACGCCGCGTAGCGGCGCGTAAGCGGGAACGCGCGATCGCCGATGCAGTGAAGCGTTACGTCGATGATTGGCAGGCGATCACCGCGTGCGAAACCAAACGTGACAGCGAGATCGAGGGACTGCGAGAGCAAATCCGCGCGATCGAATCACGTACAGCTGAGGAAGTCGCGTGGCACCGCGGCGGCCAGGCCGCAGCCGCTGCGGCAATCCGTGACCAATGGCGAGACCGGCGGCGGCGCCGCCGAGCTATTGGTAATCAGTACCCGGGAAGCTCGGCAACTCATCAACGCCGGCCGCGCACAACGCAGCGCATCTCAGGCGGTGCCCACGGTCGCGTCTACTTCGCGGCACGAGGATGCTCGTCGGGTCTCGGTGAATATTGATCGGGCGAGGCGTTTTGGCTCGGAGAGCGCGCCAGACGACTCAGTCGGACGTTATGTACCTGTCAGTGTCGAGGACACAGGGCAGGACGGGAGCTCCTGACGCGATACCAGCATCGAGGTGTCGCTTGCCACGGGCGAGCAACACCTCCGCCGTTGACGATGCTGGTCCCGAATGCCGTTCGGGCGCATGGAGATCGAGAAACCTTCGACATCGTGCCAACCACGCCGTGGAGCAGTTCGTTCATCAAGGTCGGTGACACCGGTTGCCAGCGGGGGGTGCCCCGCTTTTCGCGTAGGTGGATCAGGCATTGGGCGGGATCGAGGTCCTCGGGTCGCAACGACAGCGCGCCTTTCACCCGGCACGCGGTTTCGATGTGGAGGCGGATGATCAGACTGTCGAGCTCGGGATCGTTGCCGGTCGTGTCCGCGGCCTCGATGATCCACCGCAGCAACTGATCCGGCAGCGCTCGGTGCGAGGAGGGCACCGCACCGGGCTTGGTCAGTTTCGTGGCCGGGTCGTCGTCGCGACGGATGTAGCCATCATCGACCGCCCGTCGATACAGAAACCGCAGAACTGCGACTGCATGCAACACCACCCCGCGCCCGCCCTTGTCGTTGCTGCGGATCTGCCGGTTGGTCCGGAAATGTTCGATCATCGTTTTGAACTCGGTGACCGTTGGCTCATCCAGACGCCGCTCGGCCCACCTGGTCCGGTCTGTGGATGATCGCGGCCATCGAGTTCAGAGGCTGTTTTACTCACAGCGACCACCTCGCTACTAGAAATCCGCAGGTCAGGGCCCTGGTTGGGAAATTACGTGTCAGAGGTGGTGATCTGGCACAGGACAGAGGGGGAGCTCGCGCCATGAGTGAGATCGAATTCGTCTATAACGTCGTAGTCGTCACACACCTGCTCGGCCTGGCTGCAGTGGTCGGGGGCTATGCGGCCGGACAGCCGAACGTGTCCACGGTAATGGTGTGGGGCGAACGTCTGCAGATCATCACCGGTCTCGTGCTCGTCGGTATGGCCGAGTCGATCGACTCGCTCGGCAAGGACCTCGATATGGCGAAGGTCGGTACCAAGCTGATCATCGCGGTGCTGGTCGCGGCATTCGCCGAGATGGGGCATGCGGATGCCAAACGAGGGAAGAACGTGCCATGGCTGACGCACGCTGCGGGCGGACTGGCGATCGTGAACGTGTTCGTCGCTGTGCTGTGGACCTGAGGCACAAATCGAAACCGAGTCGCGAGAGTCCGATGCCGGCGTTGCCGAACGCGGGCATCGGACCAGTCGTCACGACTCGAACAGCGATTGCCCGAGGTATCCGCCTGGTGACCGCACCCCGGGTGGGATGACGAACACCGCCGACCCGATCGGTGTCGTCCATACATTGAGGGCGTCGAATTCGGCGAGACGCTGCTGCACCGGCAGATATTGGGTATCCACATCACGCTGGAACGCCGCGAACAGCAGCCCGGAGTTGGAGGTTTGACCGGGCGGCGGCGCGTCGTCGTAGTTGTAGCCGCGGCGCAGGAACCGCTCGCCGTCGTGGGCGTGATGGGCGCGGGCGATATGTGCGGACGGTGGGATGACCGGAATACCGTGTGCGTCGACGGCCGCGAAGTTCGGCTCGTCGAATTCCCTGCTCCCGGTCAGTGGCGCGCCATCGGCCAGCTTGCGGCCGACGCTGAGTTCCCTGCCCTCCGGATCGATTTCGTCCCAGGTGTCGAGCTTCATCGCGATGCGGCGCAGCACCAGCGACGTACCGCCGGCCAGCCAGGGCTGCGCGCTGCCGTCGTCCCAGACCAGCTGGGCGAAATCAGGTGTGCCCGGCGCGATATTGACGGTGCCGTCGACCTGCCCCATCAGATTGCGCGGGGTCTGCCCTGGCGCGGCGTTGCGGAAACCACGTTGCACCCAGCGCACCGAGACGAGTGATGCCACGTTCTTGCACAACACCCGTACCGCGTGCGACACAGCCGTCGCTTCGTCGGCGCAGACCTGCAGCAGGAGATCACCGTCGTTCCAGGCCGGTTCGAGACGATCGATGTCGAACGGCGGCAACGGATGCAGCCACGACGGCCTGCGCTGTTCCAGGCCGGCCACCGTGAACATCCCTGGACCCAGTCCCACGGTGACTGTGAGCCGGGCGGGCCGGTGTGCCAGTTCGGGTTCGGTGTCGGCCAGTGCGGGGCGGCCCTGGGTGAGCCGCGCGGCATCGTCGGTCCAGATCCGCAGGAGCCCGATGATGTCGTCGCGGTCGGTGCCGGGGCGCAGATCGAACCCCACGAAGGTCGCCTGCGCCGGTGGTGCGGTCTCGATGCCTGCCTGGTGTTCGCCGTAGAAGGGCTCTATCGCGGTCGGCGTCTGATCGGTGTCGCCGGTCTGCCGATCGCCGAGCGCGACCGCGCCCCAACCCAGTCCGGCAGCGCCTGCCGCGGCGGCGGCCCCGCCGAACAGGTGTCGGCGAGAGACGCGTCCTGGGCGGGCGGACTCAGCCACCGTGCGCGGGGGTCTGCGGGGTGCCGCCACTCATGTGGTCGCCTTCTGGTGCGTAATTCTCCTGGTTGCCGGGGAAGTCGCGCACCCGGGCGGTGAAGGTGGTGGTCGTCCCGTCGTCGAAGGTGAGCGTGACCGGGGTTTCCGAGCCGGTGCGCAGCGCCGCCTTCAGCCCCATGAACATGATGTGGTCGCCGCCGGGGCGCAGCGCGACACTGCCGTGCGCCGGAATCACGAAGCCACCCCTTTTCGGCTGCATCTTCTTGGTTCCGTCCGCGGCCGCGACGACCTCGTGCAGCTCGACTCGTTCGGAGGCGGGGGTGGTGGCGGAGACGACTGTCACCGACGTGGTGCCGGAGTTGTTCAGATCGCCGAACGCGGCCGACATACCACTCTCGGCGGCCTTGATCCACTGATCCTCGACAGTGATCGAATCCGCTGCCTTGGTGGGTGCGGCGTCCTTGTCGTTGGATGAGCAGCCGACGAGCAGGAGTGGGACCGACGCGAGGGCGGCAGCCGTGCGCAATAGACGGGAGGCGCGGAGTGCGGATGGTCGGGTTGTTGTCAGCATGGGAGGCTCCGATCGGGAAGGGATGGGTTTTCCGCTGCAGGCAGGGCGCGATTGACGACACCGAAACGTTCGATCGACGCTGCGTGGGTCGGTTCGAGGCAGTCGTGCTCGACTCGATGCGACGCGAGACACGAGCCGGGCGAGGGTCGCCGACCGACTCCGGTCGATTAAATGAGTGCCTGCATAGAGTGGGAACGTGCTGAAGCCCGTCGAGTGCGCTGTTGCACAGCGCGCTGGCGCGGTGCGGGCACATCCGCCATTGCTCGATGCGGGTGCGGTCCTGCACTCGGCCGCATGCGCGTATTCACTGTGGTTGGCAACCCATTACCGAGGTCGAGCGAATGTGCCGATGGCGCTGAATGCATGACCGCATCGACTGCCGGCGGGACGGGCCAGCGGGGCGCCGGAGGTCCCCGGGTGCCGATTCCCGAACTGAACAGCAACCGCTTCGGAGTCTGCGCAGCGCTGAACGACACAGCGAGGGCAGGGGTCCTGGGTGCGAGCGGTCCAGTGCCGAGCACGCCGACGGCGCGCACCGCACTCGACGCCGCACCGGTGATGGCGCGTTGTGCGCTGTGGATGAGGAGGCCGCCCACCGGGATGGTGATCAGGTGTGCCATCAGCATGGCCCCACCGGTATGCGTGCTGTGGTGATGGCCCGCCGACATCGATAAGGCGAGATGGCCGACAGTCTGGCCGATCGCGAGCATCGCCATGACTTCGACAACGCCGTGCCGGGTGCGCATCGAGGCAACCACAGCGCCGGTCAGCGTGCAGGCGGCGAGCAGGAGGGCAAGCGC includes these proteins:
- the istB gene encoding IS21-like element helper ATPase IstB; protein product: MRADLDVPRRQRHTATRIYHRLLEEHGMRDVSYQRVSAYVRERKPQLQAEQVTARRRSERLIKAAGFPRAKTLRDFDFGANPSVDPGMIHTLAKCDWVKEGLPLCLIGDSGTGKSHLLIALGTEAAKAGYRVRYTLAARLVNKLIEAVDGKRLTNTIARYSGVDLLCIDELGYTELDSRGAELLFQVLTEREERKSVAIVSNRSVAGWSRTFTDAGLRAAIIDRLTFGGNIIETGTHSYRGSHAKATETTDKPR
- a CDS encoding Dyp-type peroxidase, producing the protein MAESARPGRVSRRHLFGGAAAAAGAAGLGWGAVALGDRQTGDTDQTPTAIEPFYGEHQAGIETAPPAQATFVGFDLRPGTDRDDIIGLLRIWTDDAARLTQGRPALADTEPELAHRPARLTVTVGLGPGMFTVAGLEQRRPSWLHPLPPFDIDRLEPAWNDGDLLLQVCADEATAVSHAVRVLCKNVASLVSVRWVQRGFRNAAPGQTPRNLMGQVDGTVNIAPGTPDFAQLVWDDGSAQPWLAGGTSLVLRRIAMKLDTWDEIDPEGRELSVGRKLADGAPLTGSREFDEPNFAAVDAHGIPVIPPSAHIARAHHAHDGERFLRRGYNYDDAPPPGQTSNSGLLFAAFQRDVDTQYLPVQQRLAEFDALNVWTTPIGSAVFVIPPGVRSPGGYLGQSLFES
- a CDS encoding copper chaperone PCu(A)C, giving the protein MLTTTRPSALRASRLLRTAAALASVPLLLVGCSSNDKDAAPTKAADSITVEDQWIKAAESGMSAAFGDLNNSGTTSVTVVSATTPASERVELHEVVAAADGTKKMQPKRGGFVIPAHGSVALRPGGDHIMFMGLKAALRTGSETPVTLTFDDGTTTTFTARVRDFPGNQENYAPEGDHMSGGTPQTPAHGG